In one Echinicola marina genomic region, the following are encoded:
- a CDS encoding bifunctional 3,4-dihydroxy-2-butanone-4-phosphate synthase/GTP cyclohydrolase II yields the protein MAEELKLDSIEEAIEAIREGEVVIVVDDEDRENEGDFVCAAEKVTPEIINFMATHGRGLICAPIIEDRCEELGLELMVGRNTAAYETPFTVSVDLIGHGCTTGISASDRAKTIKALLDDDIHPDELGKPGHIFPLKAKRGGVLRRTGHTEAAIDLARLAGLYPAGVLVEIMNEDGSMARVPDLMQVAKKFNLKFVSIKDLIAYRLKNESLIKREIGVEMPTEWGDFDLIAYKQTNTDETHMALVKGEWKEGEPVLVRVHSSCVTGDIFGSCRCDCGPQLHSAMEMVDKAGKGVVLYMNQEGRGIGLINKLKAYKLQEEGMDTVQANLALGFPMDKRDYGVGAQILRDLGISKIKLMTNNPTKRAGLLGYGLEIIETVPLEISPNAHNERYLTTKRDKMGHQILKKQIDKLK from the coding sequence ATGGCTGAAGAATTAAAATTAGATTCCATCGAAGAAGCGATTGAAGCAATAAGGGAAGGTGAAGTGGTGATTGTGGTGGATGATGAAGATAGAGAAAATGAGGGTGATTTTGTATGTGCAGCGGAAAAGGTAACTCCAGAGATTATCAATTTTATGGCCACACATGGCAGAGGGCTTATTTGTGCCCCGATCATTGAAGATAGATGTGAAGAGTTGGGCTTGGAATTGATGGTAGGAAGAAATACGGCAGCTTACGAAACCCCGTTTACCGTTTCTGTTGATTTGATCGGCCATGGTTGTACGACTGGTATTTCTGCCAGCGACAGGGCCAAAACCATAAAGGCCCTTTTGGATGATGACATCCATCCTGATGAATTGGGGAAGCCGGGCCATATTTTTCCGCTTAAAGCCAAAAGAGGTGGGGTATTGAGAAGGACTGGACATACAGAAGCTGCTATAGATCTAGCGAGGCTTGCTGGTCTTTATCCTGCAGGTGTTTTGGTGGAAATCATGAATGAGGATGGCAGTATGGCAAGGGTGCCGGATTTGATGCAAGTAGCCAAAAAGTTCAACCTCAAATTTGTAAGCATTAAGGATTTGATTGCCTATAGATTGAAGAATGAATCTTTGATCAAAAGGGAAATAGGAGTGGAAATGCCTACTGAATGGGGAGATTTTGACCTGATAGCTTATAAGCAGACCAATACGGATGAAACCCATATGGCCTTGGTAAAGGGGGAATGGAAAGAGGGCGAGCCGGTTTTAGTTCGTGTTCACTCTTCTTGTGTGACCGGAGATATTTTTGGTTCCTGTAGGTGTGATTGTGGACCACAGCTGCACAGTGCTATGGAGATGGTGGACAAAGCAGGCAAAGGTGTGGTGCTTTATATGAATCAGGAAGGAAGGGGAATAGGTTTGATCAATAAGCTTAAAGCCTATAAGCTTCAGGAAGAAGGAATGGATACGGTACAGGCCAATTTGGCGCTTGGTTTTCCCATGGACAAAAGGGATTATGGCGTAGGAGCTCAGATCTTGAGGGACTTGGGGATTTCCAAGATTAAATTGATGACAAATAATCCAACCAAAAGAGCGGGACTTCTAGGATATGGCTTGGAAATTATTGAGACTGTTCCATTGGAGATAAGTCCAAATGCCCACAATGAACGTTACCTCACAACTAAGCGTGATAAAATGGGCCACCAAATTTTGAAAAAGCAAATTGACAAATTGAAATAA